Proteins encoded within one genomic window of Triticum aestivum cultivar Chinese Spring chromosome 2D, IWGSC CS RefSeq v2.1, whole genome shotgun sequence:
- the LOC123055128 gene encoding polyamine oxidase 4 — protein MDPNSFKTGGLLLPTIERRCASPPSVIVIGGGISGIAAARVLSNSSFEVTVLESRDRIGGRVHTDYSFGCPIDMGASWLHGVSNENSLAPLISHLGLRLYHTSGDNSVLYDHDLESCSLFDKNGLAVPMETAAKVGVIFEKILKETVKLRDEQEHDMPLEQAISMVLERHPDLKLEGLDDRILQWCVCRLEAWFAADADEISLKNWDQEHVLTGGHGLMVDGYFPVIQALAQGLDIRLNQRVKKIARQQKGVTVTIEDGTQYSADACIITVPLGVLKANIIKFEPELPSWKSSAIADLGVGIENKVAMHFDKAFWPNVQVLGMVGPTPKTCGYFLNLHKATGHPVLVFMAAGRFAQDVEKLSDKEAVELVMCHLRKMIPDATEPSQYLVSRWGSDPNSLGSYSCDLVGKPSDVCERFSAPVESVLYFAGEAASAEHSGAVHGAYSSGMDAAEECRRRLLMRKGVPDLVQVGAAACEEMADVVAPLQICRT, from the exons ATGGATCCCAACAGCTTCAAAACCGGAG GCCTTCTGCTTCCAACCATTGAGAGGCGGTGCGCTTCGCCTCCATCTGTGATCGTGATCGGCGGCGGAATCTCAGGGATTGCCGCGGCTCGTGTCCTCTCCAATTCCTCTTTTGAG GTGACTGTCCTTGAGTCGAGAGATCGAATCGGCGGCCGTGTTCACACGGATTACTCCTTTGGATGCCCCATTGACATGGGAGCCTCATG GTTGCACGGTGTCAGTAATGAGAATTCTTTAGCACCACTGATAAGCCATCTTGGGCTGAGATTATACCACACTAGTGGTGACAACTCTGTTTTGTATGACCATGATTTGGAAAG CTGTTCGCTCTTTGATAAGAACGGCCTTGCAGTCCCAATGGAGACGGCTGCTAAAGTTGGCGTGATATTTGAGAAAATTCTCAAGGAGACGGTGAAACTCCGTGATGAGCAGGAGCACGACATGCCCCTTGAACAGGCAATCTCGATGGTGCTTGAGAGGCACCCTGATCTCAA GCTGGAAGGGCTAGATGATCGAATCCTGCAATGGTGCGTCTGCCGGCTGGAGGCATGGTTTGCTGCAGATGCAGATGAAATATCTCTGAAGAACTGGGATCAGGAACATGTTCTCACTGGTGGCCATGGCCTGATGGTTGATGGATACTTTCCTGTAATTCAGGCTCTCGCTCAAGGTCTCGACATCCGTCTGAATCAGAG AGTGAAGAAAATTGCACGCCAGCAGAAGGGAGTGACCGTCACCATCGAAGACGGCACGCAATACTCTGCCGACGCCTGCATAATCACTGTGCCGCTCGGTGTGCTGAAGGCGAACATAATCAAGTTCGAGCCTGAGCTGCCCTCCTGGAAGAGCTCCGCCATCGCGGACCTCGGCGTCGGCATAGAAAACAAGGTCGCCATGCACTTCGACAAGGCCTTCTGGCCTAATGTCCAGGTGCTGGGCATGGTCGGCCCTACGCCGAAGACCTGCGGCTACTTCCTGAACCTCCACAAGGCCACTGGCCACCCGGTGCTCGTCTTCATGGCAGCCGGTCGGTTCGCCCAGGATGTGGAGAAGCTCTCAGACAAGGAGGCCGTGGAACTCGTCATGTGTCACCTGAGGAAGATGATACCCGACGCCACTGAACCC AGTCAGTACCTGGTATCGCGGTGGGGCTCGGACCCGAACTCGCTGGGGTCCTACTCGTGCGACCTGGTGGGGAAGCCGTCGGACGTGTGCGAGAGGTTCTCGGCGCCGGTGGAGAGCGTGCTGTACTTCGCTGGAGAGGCGGCCAGCGCGGAGCACTCGGGAGCTGTGCACGGCGCATACTCGTCAGGCATGGACGCCGCTGAGGAATGCCGGAGGAGGCTGCTGATGAGGAAGGGCGTTCCGGACCTCGTCCAGGTCGGCGCCGCCGCCTGCGAAGAGATGGCCGACGTCGTCGCCCCTCTCCAGATTTGCCGCACCTAG